In the genome of Metabacillus litoralis, the window AATATTTATCACAGCGACAGCCTGGATAATTTTGTTCCACTAATAGATTTCTTATATCCATTATGTTGATGAAACTTTTAGGAAACCTCTTTCTATTTTTTACATGTTTTAGTTGTTTATAATTGGACAAATTCAGGGGCGTCACTATTTCATGAGCCACAAATTTAAGAAATAGTTAATCTATTTTTCACCCATTTTTTAAACTAGTCATGTAAATGAAAGACTACTTCCTTAATTTGAGGAGGTAGTCTTTTTTTTGTTGTTAAAATTCACCTTTGAAGACTTTTTTGATGCCAGACGTTATAAGGCTTTCTCGTGTATAATTAAAGCACAATGTAGGAAGAGTAAACGCGGACCTAAATATACCCAAGGGGGAAATAGAATGCGAAGGATCATCTTATCGACCGAAAGCGGTGCTGACGTACCGAGTGATTTAGCTGAAAAGTACGATGTTCAAATAGTTCCAATGCATATCATTATGGATGGAAAAGATTATTTAGATGGTTATCTTCCAGTACAGGATATTTATGACTATTACGGACGTACGAAGAAAATACCCTCTACTACCTCCACAAATGCACATGAGTATCAAGAGTTCTTTGCAAATATAAGAGAGAGTTTCCCAGATTGTATCATTGTCCATATTGGTTATACATCAAAAGCTTCTTCTTCTTTTCAAAATGCAGTCATTGCTGCGGAAGAATTTGAAGGTATTTTTCTCATTGATGCTCTGAACGTTACTGGAGGATTAGCGGCGATTGTACTGTATGCTGCTGAGTTATTAGAAAAGGAACCTTCCATTGAACCGGAACATTTAGTTGAAAAAATTGAGGCAATCGTTCCTAAATCAAGATTGGTTTTCATTCCAGGTAGTCTTGAGTTCCTTAAAGCAGGAGGACGAGTAAGTAATATGGCTTCTTTGATTGGAACTTTGTTGAAAATAAAGCCATGCATAGAGTTGAAGGATGGAAAGCTTATGTCCACAAAAAAGTACCGCGGGAACATGAGTGGAGCTACTGAAAAACTTTTTAGTGATTACTTAAATACATACAACATCGATAGAAAGCAGCTATATTTTATTTATTCAATAGGGTTTGATGAAAGAATCAGGCAGCGGATGGATGAGATTGCAAAAGAAAATGGATTCCACAATATAAGGTGGATCCAGGCGGGTGGTATGATTTCAACGCATTCTGG includes:
- a CDS encoding DegV family protein produces the protein MRRIILSTESGADVPSDLAEKYDVQIVPMHIIMDGKDYLDGYLPVQDIYDYYGRTKKIPSTTSTNAHEYQEFFANIRESFPDCIIVHIGYTSKASSSFQNAVIAAEEFEGIFLIDALNVTGGLAAIVLYAAELLEKEPSIEPEHLVEKIEAIVPKSRLVFIPGSLEFLKAGGRVSNMASLIGTLLKIKPCIELKDGKLMSTKKYRGNMSGATEKLFSDYLNTYNIDRKQLYFIYSIGFDERIRQRMDEIAKENGFHNIRWIQAGGMISTHSGAGGFGVAGLEQ